The following proteins come from a genomic window of Papilio machaon chromosome 7, ilPapMach1.1, whole genome shotgun sequence:
- the LOC106719458 gene encoding glucose dehydrogenase [FAD, quinone], whose translation MFLVVASLLFKTQEYTTLNNIADVDSFDFIVVGAGSAGCVLANRLTEIGNWSVLLIEAGDDPSPISDSPGLSVLMPMVLPDWNYYTLDDGYSSQAQNTKNIHMIRGKMLGGSSGVHYMYYVRGNKADYNQWTQLGNPGWDWQNVSHYFKKSEHLLDPVILNSKTANLHGKDGYMLVTRPVWKGRAERYLKAFEEVGNNVFLDTNGIEQNGFSHPSFTIGNRLRQSTAVAFLQPILDRKNLYLLKNTLARKLIFDNDKNIVGVEVKLSNNKILTIGAKKEIILSAGAINSPQLLMLSGIGPTDHLDKIGIKTLVDSPNVGKNMQDHALVPVLISGEKNIGSFFETINVFTNLDKFPTSSLLGHVALDKSQTYPDYQATVLPQHRGSILPVFMCKNVFKWNNKICISMAKAALKRDVAFAVLTLLHPASKGKIELKSSDPEVAPLIYTGFFSDVQDIEKFARCVEDYTKVINSSYHKSCEGEVVDLNIEECDKLPFGSHEYWKCYVLNLSATQFHPVGTCAMGPEGVVDERLRVKGVRGLRVVDASVMPTITSGNTNAPVVMIAEKAADMIKTDNSW comes from the exons ATGTTTCTTGTGGTGGCCTCTCTTCTGTTCAAGACTCAAGAATACACCACACTAAATAACATCGCCG ATGTCGATAGTTTTGACTTCATCGTGGTGGGTGCGGGTTCAGCGGGCTGTGTGCTGGCCAATCGTCTCACGGAGATTGGGAACTGGAGCGTGTTGCTGATCGAAGCTGGCGACGATCCGAGTCCGATTTCTGAT AGTCCTGGATTATCGGTGTTGATGCCAATGGTGCTACCTGACTGGAATTATTACACACTTGACGATGGTTACTCCAGCCAAGcgcaaaatacaaaaaacatacatatgaTTAGGGGGAAAATGTTGGGAGGATCCAGTGGCGTCCATTACATGTACTATGTAAGAGGAAATAAAGCAGATTATAATCAATGGACCCAATTAGGTAACCCTGGCTGGGACTGGCAAAATGTGTCgcattatttcaaaaaaagtgaACACTTATTAGATcctgttatattaaatagtaaaactgCTAACCTGCATGGAAAAGATGGTTACATGCTTGTGACTCGACCAGTTTGGAAAGGTAGAGCTGAACGGTATCTGAAAGCTTTCGAAGAAGTAGGTAACAATGTATTTCTTGACACGAACGGAATAGAACAAAACGGCTTTTCTCATCCATCATTTACAATTGGTAATCGTCTAAGGCAAAGCACTGCGGTTGCATTTCTACAACCAATATTGGACAGAAAAAActtatacttattaaaaaatacgttagcaagaaaactaatttttgataatgataaaaatatcgtcGGCGTAGaagtaaaattatcaaataataaaattttaaccatAGGagcaaaaaaagaaataattttatcagcAGGTGCTATAAACAGTCCTCAACTATTAATGCTGTCTGGAATAGGACCAACAGATCACTTAGATAAAATTGgaattaaaacattagtaGATTCACCTAATGTTGGGAAAAATATGCAAGACCATGCTTTAGTTCCAGTATTGATAAGTGGAGAGAAAAATATAGGATCATTTTTTGAGACAATAAACGTCTTTACAAATCTGGACAAATTTCCGACGTCGAGTTTGCTCGGGCATGTCGCTTTAGATAAATCTCAAACATATCCAGATTACCAGGCAACAGTTCTTCCACAACATAGAGGATCTATACTGCCAGTATTCATGTGCAAAAATGTATTCAAgtggaataataaaatatgtatttcaatGGCAAAGGCTGCTTTAAAAAGAGATGTCGCATTCGCGGTATTAACTTTACTGCATCCGGCCTCTAAAGGTAAAATTGAACTGAAAAGTAGTGACCCAGAAGTTGCACCTTTAATATATACCGGTTTCTTTTCTGATGTACAAGATATTGAAAAGTTCGCAAGATGTGTTGAAGATTAtactaaagtaataaattcgTCGTATCACAAAAGTTGTGAAGGTGAGGTTGTGGATCTGAATATCGAGGAATGTGATAAATTACCATTTGGAAGTCATGAATATTGGAAATGctatgtattaaatttgtcaGCCACACAGTTTCATCCAGTAGGTACTTGCGCAATGGGACCAGAAGGTGTCGTGGATGAAAGATTAAGAGTAAAGGGTGTGAGAGGTCTACGTGTAGTAGATGCCAGTGTGATGCCTACTATTACTAGCGGAAATACTAATGCCCCTGTTGTGATGATAGCAGAAAAAGCGGCTGATATGATTAAAACAGATAATAGTTGGTAA
- the LOC106719381 gene encoding transcriptional protein SWT1 — MMNIINDKFTDCWVLCKSRSNPGKQYYFNTRTRESSWIKPKAVQEKESCSNAANEERHRNEIDRKSLKRNFGNNTSESSKSKNEVQQKPKPKHHNSISHGSRHNHINNKNKNRCSQSLKPAKNLAKNRLTKLRTQLALELEQEKKGNINRNCEPKNEKLSQTSKAETPTKSQRSELNSPNFNESNCTITSQVSNDSSSLSPSQFFAANKIISAMKAQLPEEYDNRVVQKDTFADIEQGICNKITGYPSNVHPSTPPQFSQADKLLSAIKTKLAYKMPIKERSDNSCSTSDRMQMLRRLSNEADDSRSGRHIEQMDVDEGVTLVYSRVDPHKPSSSSSTPSMLNTIQTNAVIVVDTNIFIHHLHCITHVLNSQIKGYREQPTLLVPWRVINELDKLKDNNNGNGVLCKRAKAAMDYLYKSLPVANRLKGQSLRDSNSHIFPCEVPDDEILNCCLQQSERGKSVVLLSNDKNLCNKAVINGIKTMNVPDLMSMLEGKARPLPDPSLYASVKHYELTIYQLLANILENEMRARYKTLWEHVVCRPPPWDLQDVLFALLKHWIAVFHEVFPRIESLLNDLKKSYTYIKNKDPKTLVEAEVCNFKELCIEVAKKCQIIPEYMELAKNTVDRLNNTRQTRGQNNLSVMQAFETVWIIFSSYCAKLCRCLGIPHSIEDQMPGNEPVEGLISKYSMFRNHIISLNHTIQGVLNVDNSSNMLEGRISNLENELKSSLNLNSMDNGVIVRDELNMFCIKNRDLLHDATTNLTTLIELLDVCKNNFH, encoded by the exons ATGATGAATATTATCAATGATAAATTCACAGATTGTTGGGTACTTTGTAAATCTAGATCAAACCCAGGAaaacagtattattttaatacaaggaCTCGTGAGTCCTCTTGGATAAAGCCCAAG GCTGTACAGGAAAAAGAATCTTGTAGCAATGCCGCCAATGAAGAGAGACACAGAAATGAAATAGATCGTAAATCTTTAAAACGAAATTTTGGTAACAATACTTCAGAATCTTCAAAGTCAAAGAATG AAGTCCAACAAAAACCAAAACCAAAACATCATAATTCAATTTCTCATGGGAGTAGGCATAatcacataaataataaaaacaaaaataggtGTTCACAATCACTAAAGCCAGCAAAGAATTTAGCAAAGAACAGGCTAACGAAACTGAGAACCCAACTAGCTTTGGAATTGGAGCAGGAAAAGAAGggaaatattaatagaaattgtGAACCaaagaatgaaaaattaagccaaacaAGTAAAGCTGAAACTCCAACGAAGAGTCAAAGATCAGAACTGAATAGTCCCAATTTTAATGAGTCAAATTGCACTATAACTTCACAAGTAAGCAATGATAGCAGCAGTTTATCACCTTCGCAGTTTTTTGCTGcgaacaaaataatatcagCTATGAAAGCTCAGTTACCAGAGGAGTATGACAACAGAGTAGTACAGAAAGACACCTTTGCTGATATTGAACAAGGaatatgcaataaaataacgGGATATCCGTCAAATGTACATCCATCTACACCTCCACAGTTTTCTCAGGCTGATAAACTTTTGTCagcaattaaaacaaagcttGCATACAAAATGCCAATAAAGGAAAGAAGTGATAACTCATGTTCAACTTCAGACCGTATGCAAATGCTACGTAGGTTATCAAATGAAGCTGATGACTCCAGGTCAGGCAGACATATTGAACAGATGGATGTGGACGAAGGTGTTACTTTGGTTTATTCTAGg GTGGATCCACACAAGCCTAGCAGCAGCAGCTCCACACCGAGCATGTTGAATACAATACAGACCAATGCAGTAATAGTTGTTGATACAAACATCTTTATACATCATCTTCACTGCATCACACATGTTCTGAACTCACAAATAAAAG GTTACAGAGAACAGCCAACATTGTTGGTGCCGTGGCGTGTCATCAATGAACTGGACAAGTTGAAAGACAACAACAATGGTAATGGTGTGTTATGCAAGCGAGCCAAAGCTGCTATGGACTATCTTTACAAGTCATTGCCTGTCGCCAATAGACTGaaag GACAGTCACTACGAGATTCCAATTCTCACATATTTCCTTGCGAAGTGCCAGATGATGAAATTCTGAACTGCTGTCTACAACAATCTGAAAGGGGCAAGTCTGTG GTGTTATTATCAAATGATAAGAATTTATGCAACAAAGCGGTGATAAACGGTATAAAGACGATGAATGTGCCCGACCTGATGTCAATGTTGGAGGGCAAAGCTCGCCCGTTGCCCGACCCATCACTCTACGCCAGTGTGAAACACTACGAGCTCACTATATATCAACTACTGGCTAATATATTAGAg AATGAGATGCGAGCTCGTTATAAAACACTGTGGGAGCATGTGGTGTGCCGACCACCACCATGGGACCTGCAGGATGTACTGTTCGCGCTGCTGAAGCACTGGATAGCGGTATTCCATGAGGTCTTCCCCAGGATCGAGAGTTTGTTGAACGATCTAAAGAAAAGTTACACTTATATCAAGAATAAag ACCCGAAGACCTTAGTTGAAGCCGAGGTGTGTAACTTCAAGGAGTTATGTATAGAGGTGGCTaagaaatgtcaaattatACCCGAGTATATGGAACTAGCCAAGAATACAGTAGACAGGCTGAATAATACTAGACAGACACGAGGACAGAACAATCTGTCTGTTATGCAAGCATTTGAAACTGTATGGATTATATTCTCTAGTTattg TGCCAAACTGTGTCGGTGCTTGGGTATACCTCATAGTATAGAAGACCAAATGCCAGGCAATGAGCCGGTTGAGGGCCTCATCAGTAAATACTCCATGTTCAGGAACCATATTATATCTCTCAACCACACAATACAAGG aGTACTGAATGTTGATAATTCAAGTAACATGTTAGAAGGACGTATATCTAATTTGGAGAATGAATTGAAATCCAGTTTGAATCTAAATTCAATGGATAATGGTGTTATAGTACGGGATGAATTGAACATGTTCTGTATCAAGAACAG AGATCTGTTGCATGATGCCACAACAAATTTGACAACACTTATCGAATTATTGGacgtttgtaaaaataattttcattga
- the LOC106719523 gene encoding acylglycerol kinase, mitochondrial — protein sequence MERLIKFSKTIRNNWKKSVVGVVALYYGAAKIKEKYEINLLMRAACREAVKYGDTLIPMERNPTLVTVILNPVANKRKAKRDFEKYCEPLLHLAGLQVDVIQTTSEGNAKEIVETLRGTEAIIVAGGDGTFSETVTGLLRRNDGANQFPIGILPLGRTNSFGNSLFEGGKGVDRVKQLIEASMAIIKGDTEWKDAMKIEPMVDEEEAPSRPIYAMTSLEWGAFRDTMAKRDKYWFYGPLRDYASYIFNGYKESLNWNCSGVIKYTPPCAGCNNCIQKKPEVKRKWSFFMPSAPETATATVVNPECAILQELCFKTSNLRIRPQKFGQSEIPSLSVVLGKNKYSYSEFVSEGWQRIKGIDENNKSIAARTVELLPNESGPDVIIDIDREEFEVKPVKITLLPHIVKVFCNNNKIVV from the exons ATGGAGAGGTTAATAAAATTCAGCAAAACAATTAGAAATAATTGGAAGAAATCTGTTGTCGGTGTTGTTGCTTTATATTACGGTGCTGCGAAAATCAAGGAGAAATATGA AATAAATCTTTTGATGCGTGCAGCATGTCGTGAAGCCGTGAAATATGGCGATACATTGATACCCATGGAGAGGAATCCAACTCTTGTTACGGTTATATTAAACCCAGTagcaaataaaagaaaagcgAAGAGAGATTTTGAGAAATATTGTGAACCATTACTACATTTAGCTGGATTACaa gtGGATGTCATACAGACAACATCAGAAGGCAATGCTAAGGAAATTGTTGAAACCCTACGTGGAACTGAGGCCATCATTGTTGCAGGAGGGGATGGAACTTTCTCGGAAACTGTTACAG GTTTATTAAGAAGAAACGATGGAGCAAATCAATTCCCAATTGGCATCTTGCCATTGGGACGCACCAACAGTTTTGGAAACAGTTTATTTGAAGGTGGAAAAGGTGTAGATAGAGTTAAGCAATTAATAGAAGCATCTATGGCCATCATTAAAGGAGATACAGAGTGGAAAGATGCTATGAAAATTGAACCAATGGTGGATGAAGAAGAGGCACCCAGTAGACCTATTTATGCAATGACTTCTCTGGAGTGGGGTGCCTTTAGAGATACAATGGCAAAGAGGGACAAATATTGGTTTTATGGGCCACTTAGAGATTATGCCTCCTATATTTTCAACGGTTATAAAGAATCTCTGAATTGGAATTGCAGTGGTGTGATCAAATATACACCACCTTGCGCAGGTTGTAACAACTGTATACAGAAAAAGCCCGAAGTAAAGAGAAAATGGAGTTTCTTTATGCCTAGTGCACCGGAAACCGCCACCGCCACGGTTGTTAACCCTGAATGTGCAATTTTACAAGAATTATGTTTCAAGACAAGCAATCTTAGAATTCGACCACAAAAGTTTGGTCAATCTGAAATTCCATCACTTAGTGTTGTACtaggtaaaaataaatacagttatTCTGAATTTGTTTCCGAAGGTTGGCAACGAATTAAAGGCAttgatgaaaataacaaaagcatTGCGGCTAGGACTGTGGAACTCTTACCGAACGAATCCGGGCCAGATGTTATTATTGATATAGACAGAGAAGAATTTGAAGTTAAACctgttaaaattacattactgCCTCATATTGTTAAGGTgttctgtaataataataaaatagttgtgtaa